The window AACGGCCTCCTCGGCAGCGGGTGCAGCCGCTGTCGTTCCTCGGCGAGCCGTTCGGCGGGCTTGCGCCGAGTCGCCCGGTGGGTGCGGGAGTTGACCTCGTCGCAGAACGCCCGGCAGGCCGCCTCCAGCTCGCCGAAGGTCTTGTAGTGCTCGCGCAGGTTGACGTCCTTCGGCACCAGGTCGGCCTTCGCGATCCGGACCGTCGCCTCGGAACCGCCCTTCGTCTCCGGGTCCGCGGGCAGACACGTGCGTATGGTCGTGCCGTAGTGCCGGGCGACCTCGACGATCTCCGGGTTGCGGACCGCGATCCCGGCGACGTGATCGGTGGTGACCGTCTTCTCGTTGTCCGTCAGGACGTAGGCCGGCACCCCGCCGATCCGGCGGAACGTCGCGTCCAGACACGAGGTGACCGTCGGCAGCGTCTTGTCCCAGATCGGGATCACGATCCGGAACCGGGACCAGGCCAGCCAGGCGCACCACAAGATGGTCTTGCGGCCGGCGATGGTCGGCCCGTCGCCGAAGTCGTACTGGATCCACAGCCCCGGCTCGGTCACCCACGGCCGATAGACACGGCGCCGACCGGCCCTGAACTGGGCTTTCGCCTCGGCGACGGTGCGGCGGGTGGTGCGTTCCCCGCCGGTGAAGCCCATCGCGACGATCCTCTTGTGCACCACGTCCGCGCGGATCTTGCCCTGCGAACGGACCACCAGTTCCTCGATCTTCGGCAGATAGTCGTCGATCGCGCGGGCCCGGTGACGGCGCTGGTCGGGGTGCTGGCCGGCCGCCCGCATCTTCACATAGCGGGCCACCGTGTGGTGGTCGACGCCGGTCAGCTCGGCCGCGGCGCGGTAACTGCCTGTGAGGTCGTACGCCTCAAGGATCTCCATGATCTCCCTGCTGTTCTTCACCCGCCCGAGCCTCGCCGAGCGGGATGCGTCCAATGCGAGCGGGGAGATATCTGGCCGTACGTGGGGAATCCCGTGGCCATCAGTGGGGCGGTAAGTGGCCGCCTATGGGGAGCTTGTCATGGCCGCCGTCATCTGCCGCAGCGGAGCGTCAACTCGATGCAGATCAGCTCGTTCGAGGCACCCGGGAAGCCCTAAAACACCTTGAACACTTGGGGCCTAGCGAAGTTGCTGACCTCAAGCGGGCAACCGATCTGCTCGTGCCGACGCAAGGTGAGACTCCTGAGGGTGATCTGAGGGTGATGACGCGGGCAGCCCTTGCCGTCATCGGTGCCTTCCTCCTACTTGGAGCCGCAGTGCCCATGGCTGTGCTCGGCGGTCCAGCTGGGCTCGCAGGGGCTGCTGGCGTAGGAATCATCGCTGGCGTACTCCTGGAGAAGGGGCTGACCGTCG is drawn from Streptomyces bottropensis ATCC 25435 and contains these coding sequences:
- the istA gene encoding IS21 family transposase — its product is MKNSREIMEILEAYDLTGSYRAAAELTGVDHHTVARYVKMRAAGQHPDQRRHRARAIDDYLPKIEELVVRSQGKIRADVVHKRIVAMGFTGGERTTRRTVAEAKAQFRAGRRRVYRPWVTEPGLWIQYDFGDGPTIAGRKTILWCAWLAWSRFRIVIPIWDKTLPTVTSCLDATFRRIGGVPAYVLTDNEKTVTTDHVAGIAVRNPEIVEVARHYGTTIRTCLPADPETKGGSEATVRIAKADLVPKDVNLREHYKTFGELEAACRAFCDEVNSRTHRATRRKPAERLAEERQRLHPLPRRPFTAAFGTTRRVNWESTISVEGVRYSVPHQLIDNRVWARFHGDELIVTAVGEDGSAREAARHRRGQPGTPVLDDAHYPPRENKDNDRTPKPTSAEEAAFLQLGPGAASWLVEAGAAGVRRVKAKMAEAVALSKLYSVAEVDRALGTAAVTARFADKDLLSIVDYQATREHTEPVRRSEEHSLQPGTSAWSSFGLPTTTSDVSEHDESDLA